One Vibrio campbellii CAIM 519 = NBRC 15631 = ATCC 25920 genomic window carries:
- the dnaE gene encoding DNA polymerase III subunit alpha, which translates to MSDPKFIHLRVHSDFSMVDGINKVPPLVKKVAELGMPAMALTDFTNLCGLVKYYGTAHGSGVKPIIGADFKMQSDEFGEELTQLTLLAANNEGYKNLTLLISKAYLRGHVQHQPVLDKAWLAELSGGLIVLSGAKNGEIGKALLKGNRKVVDSCVEFYNQYFPDRFYLELVRTGRPDEETYLHFAIELAEELELPVVATNEVVFISEDLFDAHEIRVAIHDGYTLEDPRRPKNYSPEQYLRTEEEMCELFADIPEALENSVEIAKRCNVTVRLGEYFLPAFPTEGMEETDFLVMKSREGLEERLEFLFPDEEERKQRRPEYDDRLQIELDVINQMGFPGYFLIVMEFIQWSKDNAIPVGPGRGSGAGSLVAYALKITDLDPLEYDLLFERFLNPERVSMPDFDVDFCMDKRDQVIDHVAEMYGRDAVSQIITFGTMAAKAVIRDVGRVLGHPFGFVDRISKLVPPDPGMTLEKAFKAEPALPELYDADEEVKELIDMCRLLEGCTRNAGKHAGGVVISPTTITDFAPIYADSEGHFPVTQFDKNDVETAGLVKFDFLGLRTLTIIDWALGLINPRLEREGKEPVRIESIPLDDAPSFRLLQNSETTAVFQLESRGMKELIKRLQPDCFEDIIALVALFRPGPLQSGMVDNFIDRKHGREAISYPDEKWQHESLKEILDPTYGIILYQEQVMQIAQVLSGYTLGGADMLRRAMGKKKPEEMAKQRATFEEGAIANGVDGELAMKIFDLVEKFAGYGFNKSHSAAYALVSYQTLWLKMHYPAEFMAAVMTADMDNTEKVVGLVDECFRMKLTVLPPDINAGLYRFNVDENGAIVYGIGAIKGVGEGPIDAILEARNKGGHFIDLFDFCARIDLKKVNKRVIEKLIYAGALDRLGPHRAALMASLNDAVKAASQHHQAEAFGQTDMFGVLTDAPEEVEHKYTQVPAWPEKVWLEGERETLGLYLTGHPVNAYIKELNKYVSCRLKDATPTRRDQSVTVAGLVIAARVMTTKRGTRIGIMTLDDRSGRMEVMLFSDALDRYAELLEKDKILVVSGQVSFDDFNGGLKMSAREVMDLGTAREKYARGLSVSIDANQINDKFFEQFTRILEPHKAGTVPVNVYYQRADARARLTLGTEWRVTPTDTLLDDLKQLLGKGQVELEFN; encoded by the coding sequence ATGTCAGATCCCAAGTTCATTCACCTAAGAGTTCACAGTGATTTCTCAATGGTGGATGGTATCAACAAAGTTCCACCGCTCGTTAAGAAAGTCGCCGAACTCGGCATGCCTGCAATGGCATTGACCGATTTCACTAACCTATGTGGTTTGGTGAAATACTATGGCACTGCGCACGGCAGTGGTGTGAAGCCAATCATCGGTGCTGATTTCAAAATGCAATCGGATGAGTTTGGCGAGGAGCTGACGCAATTAACGTTACTTGCGGCAAACAACGAGGGTTATAAAAACCTCACGTTGCTGATCTCAAAAGCTTACCTTCGTGGTCATGTACAACACCAACCGGTGCTCGACAAAGCTTGGTTGGCTGAACTATCAGGAGGTTTGATCGTTCTATCAGGCGCGAAAAACGGTGAGATCGGTAAAGCATTGCTAAAAGGCAACCGTAAAGTTGTCGACAGTTGTGTCGAGTTCTACAACCAATACTTCCCAGATCGCTTCTATCTAGAATTGGTTCGTACTGGTCGTCCGGATGAAGAAACTTACCTGCACTTTGCGATCGAATTGGCAGAAGAGCTTGAATTGCCAGTCGTTGCAACCAACGAAGTTGTTTTCATCAGTGAAGACTTATTTGACGCCCATGAAATCCGCGTTGCGATCCACGATGGTTACACCCTAGAAGATCCGCGTCGTCCAAAGAACTACAGCCCAGAACAATACCTGCGTACTGAAGAGGAAATGTGCGAGCTGTTTGCCGACATTCCGGAAGCGTTAGAAAACAGTGTTGAAATTGCCAAGCGTTGTAACGTGACAGTACGTTTGGGTGAATACTTCCTTCCAGCCTTCCCAACTGAAGGTATGGAAGAGACCGACTTCTTGGTCATGAAGTCTCGCGAAGGTCTGGAAGAGCGTCTAGAGTTCCTGTTCCCAGATGAGGAAGAGCGCAAACAGCGTCGACCTGAATATGATGATCGTCTGCAAATCGAACTCGACGTAATCAACCAAATGGGCTTCCCCGGTTACTTCTTGATCGTAATGGAGTTCATCCAGTGGTCGAAAGACAACGCGATTCCGGTAGGTCCGGGTCGTGGTTCGGGTGCTGGTTCTTTGGTGGCATACGCACTGAAGATCACCGACCTTGATCCATTGGAATACGACCTTTTATTCGAACGTTTCTTGAACCCAGAACGTGTATCCATGCCCGATTTCGACGTCGACTTCTGTATGGATAAGCGTGACCAAGTAATTGATCACGTTGCAGAAATGTATGGTCGTGATGCGGTATCTCAGATCATCACCTTCGGTACCATGGCGGCGAAAGCGGTAATCCGTGACGTAGGCCGTGTACTGGGTCACCCGTTTGGCTTCGTTGATCGTATTTCAAAACTGGTTCCACCTGATCCGGGTATGACGCTGGAAAAAGCGTTCAAAGCTGAGCCTGCACTGCCTGAGTTGTATGACGCAGATGAAGAAGTGAAAGAGCTTATCGACATGTGTCGCCTCCTTGAAGGTTGTACACGTAACGCCGGTAAGCACGCGGGTGGTGTTGTAATCTCACCAACCACCATTACAGACTTCGCGCCGATTTATGCCGATTCGGAAGGCCATTTCCCGGTTACTCAGTTCGATAAGAACGACGTGGAAACCGCCGGCCTGGTTAAGTTTGACTTCTTGGGTCTGCGTACCCTAACCATTATCGACTGGGCATTGGGTCTGATTAACCCGCGTCTAGAACGCGAAGGCAAAGAACCTGTTCGCATCGAATCGATTCCGTTGGACGATGCTCCGTCATTCCGCTTGTTGCAAAACTCGGAAACCACTGCGGTATTCCAGCTTGAATCGCGCGGTATGAAAGAACTGATCAAACGTCTGCAACCGGACTGTTTTGAAGACATAATCGCATTGGTGGCACTTTTCCGTCCGGGCCCGTTGCAGTCGGGCATGGTAGATAACTTTATCGACCGTAAGCACGGCCGTGAGGCGATCTCATACCCAGATGAAAAGTGGCAACACGAATCGCTTAAAGAAATCCTCGATCCAACTTACGGCATCATCCTGTATCAAGAACAGGTAATGCAGATTGCACAGGTGCTGTCTGGCTACACCCTTGGTGGTGCGGACATGCTTCGTCGTGCGATGGGTAAGAAAAAACCGGAAGAGATGGCGAAACAGCGTGCTACCTTCGAAGAGGGAGCAATTGCCAACGGCGTCGATGGCGAGTTGGCGATGAAGATCTTCGACTTGGTAGAGAAGTTCGCGGGTTATGGCTTTAACAAATCTCACTCAGCAGCCTACGCACTGGTTTCGTACCAAACGCTATGGCTTAAGATGCACTATCCAGCGGAATTCATGGCAGCGGTAATGACCGCCGATATGGATAACACTGAGAAAGTGGTTGGCCTAGTTGACGAATGTTTCCGCATGAAGCTCACCGTGCTTCCGCCAGACATCAATGCCGGCTTGTACCGTTTTAACGTGGACGAGAATGGCGCAATTGTTTACGGTATCGGCGCGATTAAAGGCGTGGGTGAAGGCCCAATTGATGCAATCTTAGAAGCGCGCAACAAAGGTGGCCACTTCATTGACCTATTTGACTTCTGTGCGCGTATCGACCTGAAAAAGGTCAACAAGCGTGTAATCGAAAAACTGATTTACGCAGGCGCACTCGACAGGCTAGGTCCACACCGTGCGGCATTGATGGCATCGCTCAACGATGCGGTGAAAGCAGCAAGCCAACACCACCAAGCGGAAGCCTTTGGTCAAACCGATATGTTCGGTGTTTTGACTGATGCGCCAGAAGAGGTGGAACACAAATATACTCAAGTGCCTGCATGGCCAGAGAAAGTATGGTTAGAGGGTGAACGTGAGACGCTCGGTTTATATTTGACTGGCCACCCAGTTAACGCATACATAAAGGAACTAAATAAGTACGTTAGTTGTCGACTAAAAGACGCAACCCCAACTCGTCGTGATCAATCCGTAACTGTTGCGGGTTTGGTGATTGCAGCTCGTGTGATGACAACCAAGCGTGGTACGCGAATCGGCATCATGACTCTGGACGATCGAAGCGGTCGAATGGAGGTGATGTTGTTCTCGGATGCGCTCGATAGGTATGCAGAACTTCTCGAAAAAGATAAAATTCTGGTGGTTTCTGGACAGGTCAGCTTTGATGACTTCAACGGTGGCCTTAAAATGTCGGCGCGTGAAGTTATGGATCTGGGTACTGCACGTGAAAAATACGCACGTGGTTTGTCGGTATCTATTGATGCTAACCAGATCAACGATAAATTCTTTGAACAATTTACGCGTATTTTAGAACCGCACAAAGCCGGAACCGTACCTGTCAATGTATACTACCAGCGTGCCGACGCCAGAGCGCGGTTAACATTGGGCACCGAATGGCGAGTAACGCCAACAGATACATTACTAGACGATTTAAAACAGTTACTTGGTAAAGGCCAAGTAGAACTCGAATTTAACTAA
- a CDS encoding endonuclease/exonuclease/phosphatase family protein → MYQRLAFALVFLIIAGFVSFQVIFTVPEQPQIITQTGTNIIQDIRCMEFKQPQVLDKDGELNVLVWNIYKQNRDNWQQALDSFSANKQLLLLQEASLTDEFKNWLVDGHWVSNQVSAFKALGSGAGVISIAQKEPIRACAYTSKEPWLRLPKSALYSKYQLSNGETLAVVNIHAINFTVGTEEYTSQLSVLEKVLKEHKGPILFAGDFNSWSEERLTAMKKALQKANLQEVAFSQDNRTQFITGLPLDHVFYRGLTLKNAKAPQSDASDHNPLLVSFTLND, encoded by the coding sequence ATGTATCAGCGTTTAGCTTTTGCGTTAGTTTTTCTTATTATCGCCGGATTTGTCAGCTTTCAGGTGATCTTCACGGTGCCAGAGCAACCACAAATCATTACTCAAACAGGAACGAACATTATTCAAGATATTCGCTGTATGGAGTTTAAACAGCCACAGGTGCTCGACAAGGATGGTGAGTTAAATGTCTTGGTGTGGAACATCTACAAACAAAACCGAGACAACTGGCAGCAAGCACTCGATTCATTCTCTGCCAATAAACAACTGCTTTTACTACAAGAAGCAAGCTTAACCGATGAATTCAAAAACTGGCTAGTGGATGGGCACTGGGTCAGTAACCAAGTCAGTGCGTTCAAAGCGCTTGGCAGTGGGGCGGGGGTGATCAGCATTGCGCAGAAAGAACCCATTCGAGCTTGCGCGTATACGTCTAAAGAACCGTGGCTGCGTTTGCCTAAATCCGCGCTGTACAGTAAGTATCAGCTCAGTAACGGTGAAACCTTGGCGGTGGTGAACATTCATGCGATCAACTTTACCGTGGGCACCGAGGAATACACGTCACAGTTGTCTGTATTAGAGAAGGTGCTGAAGGAGCATAAAGGCCCGATTCTGTTTGCAGGGGATTTTAATAGCTGGAGCGAAGAACGCTTAACGGCGATGAAGAAAGCACTGCAAAAAGCCAATTTGCAGGAAGTGGCGTTTAGCCAAGACAACCGCACTCAATTTATTACCGGCTTGCCACTCGATCACGTATTTTATCGAGGTTTGACCCTCAAAAACGCAAAAGCGCCGCAGAGCGACGCTTCCGATCATAATCCATTATTGGTGTCGTTTACGCTTAACGACTAG
- the glnB gene encoding nitrogen regulatory protein P-II: MKKIEAIIKPFKLDDVREALAEVGITGMTVSEVKGFGRQKGHTELYRGAEYMVDFLPKVKLEIVVTEDVADKCVETIIETAQTGKIGDGKIFVTDIERVVRIRTGEEDEDAI; the protein is encoded by the coding sequence ATGAAAAAGATTGAAGCGATTATCAAGCCATTCAAATTGGATGATGTTCGAGAAGCGTTGGCTGAAGTAGGCATTACAGGGATGACAGTCTCTGAAGTGAAAGGCTTCGGTCGTCAGAAAGGTCACACAGAATTGTACCGTGGTGCAGAGTACATGGTGGATTTCCTGCCTAAAGTGAAGCTAGAAATTGTAGTGACGGAAGACGTTGCAGACAAGTGTGTTGAAACCATCATTGAAACGGCACAAACCGGTAAGATTGGTGACGGTAAGATCTTTGTTACGGATATCGAGCGCGTAGTACGTATCCGTACTGGCGAAGAAGACGAAGACGCGATTTAA
- the fabZ gene encoding 3-hydroxyacyl-ACP dehydratase FabZ, with protein sequence MTTEKKTMNISEIQELLPHRYPFLLIDRVIDFQEEKYLHAIKNVSVNEPQFTGHFPQLPVFPGVLILEAMAQATGLLAFKSFGAPTENELYYFASVDGAKFRKPVVPGDQMIIEVEFLKERRGIAAFSGVAKVDGEVVCSAELKCARREF encoded by the coding sequence TTGACTACTGAAAAGAAAACGATGAACATCTCTGAAATTCAAGAGCTACTACCTCATCGCTACCCATTCTTATTGATCGACCGTGTGATTGACTTCCAAGAAGAGAAGTACCTTCACGCAATTAAAAATGTGTCGGTTAACGAACCTCAGTTCACAGGTCACTTTCCACAGCTACCAGTATTCCCAGGCGTATTGATCCTGGAAGCGATGGCTCAGGCGACAGGCCTACTTGCATTTAAATCATTTGGTGCACCGACGGAAAACGAACTGTACTACTTCGCAAGTGTTGACGGTGCTAAGTTCCGTAAACCAGTAGTACCAGGCGATCAAATGATTATTGAAGTAGAATTTCTGAAAGAGCGTCGTGGCATTGCTGCATTCAGCGGTGTGGCAAAAGTTGACGGCGAAGTGGTATGTTCAGCTGAGCTGAAGTGTGCTCGTCGAGAGTTTTAA
- the tilS gene encoding tRNA lysidine(34) synthetase TilS has translation MESLYSQFAQVLERYYQSGTNIVLAFSGGVDSRLLLELLSRYQKAYSVDNQSTDSHSFKCHAVYVHHGLSSNADEWAGKCLVWAEQAGITCSVERVSLDTNSGESIELLAREARYQALAKHIQSGDLLLTGQHADDQVETFLLALKRGSGPKGLSSMAESMPFAGGTLVRPLLAIKREQIEAVAKEQGLDWVEDESNQDTRYDRNFLRHRITPELSERWPSIHQAVQRSASLCAQQEALLDELLSAVFERALQSDLSLSIEELATHSELARARLVRMWLAKLNANMPTQVQLNLIWNEVALAQQDANPKLQLKQGEVRRFQNRLYWVTETVDVTTWQSAIQTDAALLLPEQLGELTLSTRSEQANIALPPHPELLRVTFNPEGLSAHPTTRNHSRKLKKLFQEYNVPSWLRRQIPILMYQDQVVAVGDLFVDQAFSGQDCELIWRKSL, from the coding sequence ATGGAATCGCTTTACTCGCAATTTGCTCAAGTTCTTGAGCGTTATTACCAATCAGGCACCAATATTGTCTTGGCGTTTAGTGGTGGGGTAGATTCGCGCTTGTTACTCGAACTGCTTAGTCGTTATCAGAAAGCGTATTCGGTAGACAATCAATCAACAGATTCTCACTCATTCAAGTGTCACGCCGTATACGTGCATCATGGTTTAAGCTCCAACGCGGACGAATGGGCGGGTAAATGTTTAGTGTGGGCTGAGCAAGCGGGAATTACCTGTTCTGTTGAGCGGGTGAGTCTAGACACTAACAGCGGCGAAAGTATCGAGCTGTTGGCTCGAGAAGCGCGTTATCAGGCGTTGGCGAAGCACATCCAGTCCGGTGATTTATTGCTGACAGGTCAACATGCCGATGACCAGGTGGAAACCTTCTTGTTAGCGTTGAAGCGCGGCAGCGGCCCGAAAGGTCTATCTTCAATGGCAGAAAGCATGCCGTTTGCTGGTGGCACTTTGGTCCGTCCGCTATTAGCTATCAAGCGCGAGCAGATTGAGGCCGTAGCGAAGGAGCAAGGGCTAGATTGGGTAGAAGACGAAAGTAATCAAGATACGCGTTACGATCGTAATTTCCTCCGTCATCGTATTACGCCAGAACTTTCTGAACGTTGGCCGAGCATCCATCAAGCGGTGCAGCGCAGTGCGAGTTTGTGCGCGCAGCAAGAAGCTTTGCTGGACGAGTTGCTTAGCGCAGTGTTTGAACGCGCACTACAAAGTGATTTGAGTCTGAGTATTGAAGAGTTAGCGACGCACAGTGAATTGGCTCGTGCGCGATTGGTTCGTATGTGGCTGGCTAAGCTAAATGCCAATATGCCAACGCAAGTTCAGCTCAATTTGATTTGGAATGAGGTCGCGCTGGCGCAGCAAGATGCCAATCCAAAGCTTCAGCTTAAGCAGGGTGAAGTTCGCCGTTTTCAAAATCGCCTGTATTGGGTAACCGAAACGGTTGATGTCACGACTTGGCAAAGTGCCATTCAAACCGATGCTGCTTTGCTGTTGCCCGAGCAGTTGGGAGAGCTCACCTTGAGTACCCGCTCAGAACAAGCCAATATTGCCTTGCCGCCTCATCCTGAGCTATTACGAGTGACGTTTAATCCAGAAGGGCTCTCTGCGCACCCAACCACGCGTAACCATAGCCGTAAGCTGAAGAAATTATTCCAAGAGTACAATGTGCCGAGTTGGCTGCGTCGCCAAATACCGATTCTGATGTACCAAGATCAGGTGGTGGCGGTCGGCGATTTGTTTGTTGATCAAGCCTTCAGTGGTCAAGATTGTGAACTTATCTGGCGCAAGTCGTTGTAA
- the lpxB gene encoding lipid-A-disaccharide synthase, protein MERPLRIGIIAGELSGDTLGEGFIKAVKQQHPDAEFVGIGGPKMIAQGCESLFDMEELAVMGLVEVLGRLPRLLKVKAQLVKYFTDNPPDVFVGIDAPTFNRQVERKLKQAGIKTVHYVSPSVWAWRQKRVFKIGAATNLVLAFLPFEKAVYDKFNVPCEFIGHTLADAIPLQSDKAPARALLGLDQDKKWLAVLPGSRGSELKMLSQPFIEACKKLHQRYPELGFVVALVNQKRREQFESAWKEHAPELEFKLVDDTAGNVITAADVVMLASGTVALECMLIKRPMVVGYRVNAITAYLAKRLLTIEHVSLPNVLADKELVKEYLQEDCTPDNLFNEVSRLLETDNQAMLDKFTEMHHWIRKDADQQAANAVLKLINK, encoded by the coding sequence ATGGAAAGACCATTACGTATTGGCATCATTGCCGGAGAACTGTCTGGCGACACGCTAGGTGAAGGCTTTATCAAAGCGGTAAAACAGCAACACCCAGACGCAGAGTTTGTTGGTATTGGTGGCCCTAAAATGATCGCGCAAGGCTGCGAGTCTCTGTTCGATATGGAAGAGCTTGCCGTAATGGGCTTGGTTGAAGTGCTAGGCCGCTTGCCAAGACTGCTGAAAGTCAAAGCTCAATTAGTGAAGTATTTCACTGACAACCCACCTGATGTTTTTGTAGGAATTGATGCGCCTACTTTTAATAGGCAAGTAGAGCGAAAGCTGAAGCAAGCAGGCATCAAAACGGTCCACTATGTTAGCCCTTCAGTTTGGGCGTGGCGGCAAAAACGGGTTTTCAAAATTGGAGCAGCAACGAACCTTGTGCTGGCGTTCCTTCCATTTGAAAAAGCAGTTTACGATAAATTCAATGTGCCTTGTGAATTCATTGGTCATACCTTAGCGGATGCGATTCCGTTGCAATCGGATAAAGCACCAGCAAGAGCCTTATTAGGTTTAGATCAAGATAAAAAATGGCTAGCTGTACTTCCGGGCAGTCGTGGTAGTGAGTTAAAAATGCTTTCACAGCCGTTCATCGAAGCATGTAAAAAACTACACCAGAGGTACCCTGAACTTGGCTTTGTTGTTGCATTAGTCAACCAAAAACGCCGTGAGCAATTTGAAAGTGCGTGGAAAGAACATGCGCCAGAATTAGAGTTCAAATTGGTCGATGATACTGCAGGTAATGTCATCACGGCTGCAGATGTGGTGATGTTGGCCTCCGGTACTGTTGCTCTAGAGTGTATGCTGATTAAGCGCCCAATGGTAGTTGGCTATCGTGTGAACGCGATAACGGCTTATCTTGCTAAGCGTCTGCTGACAATCGAGCACGTCTCTTTGCCTAATGTGCTGGCCGATAAGGAGCTGGTCAAAGAGTATCTCCAAGAAGATTGCACGCCAGACAACTTATTTAACGAAGTGTCTCGTTTACTTGAAACGGATAACCAAGCCATGTTGGATAAGTTTACTGAAATGCATCATTGGATTCGTAAAGATGCGGATCAACAAGCCGCGAATGCGGTTCTAAAACTGATTAATAAATAG
- the lpxA gene encoding acyl-ACP--UDP-N-acetylglucosamine O-acyltransferase yields the protein MIHETAKIHPAAVVEEGAKIGANVTVGPFTYITSTVEIGEGTEVMSHVVIKGHTKIGKDNRIFPHAVIGEENQDKKYGGEDTTVVIGDRNVIREAVQVHRGTVQDKATTVIGDDNLLCVNAHIAHDVVVGNHTHIGNNAILGGHVTVDDHAGVMALSAIHPFCTVGAYAYVGGCSAVVQDVPAYVLAQGNHATPFGLNLVGLKRNGFEKPEIRALQKAYKEIYRSGKTLEEVKPILAEMAQEWPAVKRFSDILETTERGIIR from the coding sequence ATGATTCATGAAACCGCTAAAATCCACCCAGCTGCGGTGGTAGAAGAAGGCGCGAAAATTGGCGCTAACGTGACCGTTGGTCCTTTCACTTACATCACCTCTACGGTGGAGATTGGTGAAGGCACAGAAGTGATGTCTCACGTAGTGATCAAAGGCCACACCAAAATTGGTAAAGATAACCGCATTTTCCCACATGCTGTGATTGGTGAAGAAAACCAAGACAAGAAGTACGGTGGCGAAGATACAACTGTGGTTATCGGTGACCGTAACGTGATTCGTGAAGCGGTTCAGGTTCACCGTGGTACGGTTCAAGACAAAGCAACAACAGTGATTGGTGACGACAACCTGCTTTGTGTGAACGCACACATCGCACATGACGTAGTCGTTGGTAACCATACTCACATTGGTAACAATGCGATCCTTGGTGGTCACGTAACGGTAGATGATCACGCAGGTGTAATGGCGCTTTCTGCGATTCATCCATTCTGTACGGTTGGTGCTTATGCTTACGTTGGCGGCTGTTCTGCGGTTGTTCAAGACGTACCAGCTTACGTATTGGCTCAAGGTAACCACGCAACCCCATTTGGTTTGAACTTGGTTGGCTTGAAGCGTAACGGTTTCGAAAAACCAGAAATTCGTGCGCTGCAAAAAGCGTACAAAGAAATCTACCGTTCAGGTAAGACTCTGGAAGAAGTGAAACCAATCCTAGCTGAAATGGCACAAGAGTGGCCAGCAGTGAAACGTTTCTCAGATATTCTGGAAACAACGGAACGTGGCATTATTCGTTAA
- the accA gene encoding acetyl-CoA carboxylase carboxyl transferase subunit alpha: MSLNFLEFEKPIAELEAKIEALRDVSRHGGDSAVDLDKEIEQLEKKSLELKKKTFSNLGAWETAQLARHPLRPYTLDYIKHAFDEFDELAGDRAFADDKAIVGGIARLEGRPVMIIGHQKGRETKEKVKRNFGMPKPEGYRKALRLMEMAERFNMPIITFIDTAGAYPGVGAEERGQSEAIATNLKVMSGLKVPVICNVVGEGGSGGALAIGVGDYVNMLQYSTYSVISPEGCASILWRDSDKAPQAADAMGLTAPRLKELELIDEIIEEPLGGAHRDHAQMAANMKSNLLRQLEDLEQLDHETLLERRYQRLMNYGYC; this comes from the coding sequence ATGAGCCTAAACTTTCTTGAATTTGAAAAGCCAATTGCAGAACTAGAAGCAAAAATTGAAGCGCTACGCGACGTATCTCGTCACGGTGGTGATTCTGCGGTTGACCTTGATAAAGAAATCGAACAGCTTGAGAAAAAGAGCCTAGAACTTAAGAAGAAAACCTTCAGCAATCTAGGTGCATGGGAAACAGCTCAACTGGCTCGTCACCCTTTACGTCCGTACACACTAGATTACATCAAGCACGCTTTTGATGAATTTGACGAACTAGCGGGTGACCGCGCGTTTGCTGACGACAAAGCGATCGTTGGTGGTATCGCACGTCTTGAAGGTCGCCCAGTGATGATCATTGGTCACCAAAAAGGTCGTGAGACCAAAGAAAAAGTAAAACGTAACTTTGGTATGCCTAAACCAGAAGGCTACCGTAAAGCGCTACGTTTGATGGAAATGGCAGAGCGTTTCAACATGCCTATCATCACTTTCATCGACACGGCAGGTGCATACCCAGGTGTTGGCGCGGAAGAGCGTGGCCAATCTGAAGCTATCGCGACTAACCTTAAAGTGATGTCTGGTCTTAAAGTGCCAGTCATCTGTAACGTTGTTGGTGAAGGCGGTTCAGGCGGTGCACTTGCAATCGGTGTAGGTGACTACGTGAACATGCTTCAGTACTCAACGTACTCAGTAATCTCTCCAGAAGGTTGTGCTTCAATCCTATGGCGTGATTCAGACAAAGCACCACAAGCAGCAGACGCGATGGGTCTAACCGCTCCACGTCTGAAAGAGCTTGAGCTTATCGATGAAATCATCGAAGAGCCACTAGGCGGCGCGCACCGCGACCACGCTCAAATGGCTGCAAACATGAAATCAAACCTGCTTCGCCAGTTAGAAGACCTTGAGCAACTAGACCACGAAACGCTACTAGAGCGTCGTTACCAGCGTCTAATGAACTACGGTTACTGCTAA
- a CDS encoding c-type cytochrome — MKKTIMGAMVALTMLSGQALAAGDVAAGQAKAGVCGACHGADGIAVIPGYPNLKGQNEQYIASSIKAYKAGQRTGGLAPVMQAQANLLSDDDIANLAAYYASLK, encoded by the coding sequence ATGAAGAAAACAATCATGGGCGCAATGGTGGCGCTAACCATGTTAAGTGGGCAAGCTCTGGCGGCAGGTGATGTTGCAGCAGGTCAAGCAAAAGCAGGCGTGTGTGGTGCTTGTCATGGCGCGGATGGTATCGCGGTGATTCCTGGTTACCCAAACCTGAAAGGGCAAAACGAGCAATACATCGCTAGTTCAATCAAGGCTTACAAAGCGGGCCAACGCACGGGCGGTCTAGCGCCAGTGATGCAAGCACAAGCAAATCTGTTGTCTGACGACGATATCGCAAACTTGGCAGCGTACTACGCAAGCTTGAAGTAA
- the rnhB gene encoding ribonuclease HII yields the protein MAVKPKTTKAKVELSPFEYPQGYQLVAGVDEVGRGPLVGDVVTAAVILDPNNPIEGLNDSKKLSEKKRLALLPEIKEKALAWAVGRCSPEEIDELNILQATMVAMQRAIASLKVQPDLALIDGNRCPELPMDSQAVVKGDLRVAEISAASIIAKVVRDQEMEELDKQYPQFGFAKHKGYPTKAHFEAIEQHGVISEHRKSFKPVKKALGIEE from the coding sequence ATGGCTGTAAAACCAAAAACGACCAAAGCAAAAGTAGAACTATCACCGTTTGAATATCCGCAAGGCTACCAATTGGTTGCGGGTGTTGATGAGGTAGGGCGTGGTCCTTTGGTGGGTGATGTTGTTACCGCAGCGGTTATTTTAGATCCAAATAACCCAATTGAAGGTTTAAACGATTCGAAAAAGCTGAGTGAGAAAAAACGTCTTGCATTGCTGCCAGAAATCAAAGAGAAAGCATTGGCATGGGCGGTAGGACGCTGTTCTCCTGAAGAGATTGATGAGCTCAACATCCTGCAAGCGACCATGGTTGCCATGCAACGTGCGATTGCGAGTTTGAAAGTACAGCCAGACCTTGCGCTTATCGATGGCAATCGTTGCCCTGAACTGCCAATGGATTCCCAAGCTGTGGTGAAGGGTGACTTGCGCGTGGCGGAAATCAGCGCGGCGTCAATCATTGCCAAAGTGGTTCGTGACCAAGAAATGGAAGAGTTGGATAAACAATACCCACAGTTTGGCTTTGCTAAGCACAAAGGTTACCCAACCAAAGCTCACTTCGAAGCGATTGAGCAACACGGTGTGATCAGTGAACACCGTAAGAGCTTCAAGCCCGTGAAGAAAGCGCTCGGCATCGAAGAATAA